The DNA window GCTCCCCGCACCGGGCCGTGGCGGCTCGGCGTGGACCCGCGGTGGTACGGCGAGGGGTTGGGGCTGGTTCCCGTTAAGCGAGCGCTGGGGGAGGGGACGGCGTTTTCCAGTACTGTTTGGTAGCCGATTATGCctattttactgctttaaaaatacatcccGTTGGGAGGAATGCACGGTGTTTGTTTACCGCATCTCTAGGACGTGGTGATGTTTGCGTTTGATACGCTGTGTCTTACGAACCCGAAAGACTGGAGTCGTTTGAAGATTATGTAAAAATAAAGGTGCAGATGCCCTTTAAAAAGAGTAATAATGGGACCGGGCATTCAAGAATATCCCTTATTACTGcacagagagacacagaaaaaggaaagccaAATCAATGGAAACCACAAAGGAATGGTAAagtaaggaaattattttctctctttctagtTACAGAAATCTCCAAATACTGTAGATTAGTTAATAGGTGCATGGCTCTGCTCTTCAGATTGTCATCCTCCCCTCTGATCCACGGCAACGATTGTGCAGTGTGGTCATGCAGGTCACAAAGTGACAGAGGTGACTGCGTCAATGCTGGAGGCACaagacttattttcatttttttgtaagcTCCCGAATTGATGAAATCatgttttttaaaccaaaatctgACTTTCCGGTCGTAAAAACTGTGAACAAGATGTACAGCCTGACAAATTAACTGAACTGCAGTCAAACTAGATTAGATCGGGAGGGTACagtttgcttcttcctgttctaaaatgacattttacagctttcctttttaaaatcagtaatattCCTTGTTTGTAGAACAAACACTGTTTTCTGATTCTTACAGAATACACTGATTTAATGGTTCTGCCTGCTGACACAGAAATGTATCCAATTTAATTGAggaaatgtgttttggttttaagctgCCCGGAGCAGTAATGCCATTCCTTTTGCTTGCGTATGAGCTCTCTCTTACGAATATTTCCACAATCGCAGTATAACATGAAATGGTGACTTTTGTTTGTGCCTTTGTTGTGAAAGAGTTTGTATCAATATCAAAATAGACTGTACGCTCCCTGCTCACTTTCACTCCTTAACTTcgtaagaatcatagaatcatagaatcatagggttggaagggacctctggagatcatctagtccgacccccctgccagagcagggtcacctagagcaggttacaaaaaaaagaataatcatttaAATTTTGTTGAGAGTATGCGAATGAGAAAGGCAAGCAAGATTTGGCTTGCAGTCACCTTCATATTATACTAAATTGCAGTAGGACCATGTACCAGGTACTACAGAAGTTAGCAGTTAAATATGTAGTCTCTAATATTTCCTATTTATTATCCCCAAAGTAATTTGGGGATCTTCTGATAGAGGATTCCATATAAAAGCTAAGTTATATTATTATATCATCTGATTGAATTATTCGCTTTTATATTAGTAATGTTTGAAATACAGTAGTGCACTAGtagtataaaaaataaaaagtgactaTGGCATAGTTCTGATGAACTTTAAGAATAGTTGCAATtaagtttctctctttttttgaacTGAATTGTACTCTAAACTTTTATCGTATTTCTATTCTAGTGATCGTATATGTTGCTATTTACATATGATATTCTGTTTAATCCTTGGTAGTTACAGTAATGGAAAAAGCCATCCGAGCACCAAAGGACTAAATAAACCAATTTCTCATGTGAAATCTTCTCCTGGAAGATTAGGCAAAAATGTATCAAGTGCCATTGAAAAggtaaataattccttttttttgtttgtttttgtttacagaaaaacgGTACCTAGTTTATGCCAGCTTCCGAATAACATCACGTACTTGCATATCTTTTCAGACTTCCCATGACACTCAAGATGGTAACCAACCACGCATTTTTAAGAAGGGACGAAACCAGCTGGATGACAACACTCAGTCAAAAAGGTAATGTTAAGATTATCTGTTTCATTTGTAGACATTTCAAACTGGTATGTAAAATGCTTGTGACGAAATCATGGCTTCTCTGTTTTGCCTTTGACTTGACCGGTCCCAGAATTCAGCACTTACGAGGACAACAAATTTAAGTTATCAATATAGAAACTTCCTTAGTGAGTTCTCAGGCgaaatcagaataaaataaaacaaaaaaaatcagtagcaggCAGTGTTATCTCTgccagaaaatattaattttagctCATTACTAAGTTGCCATGCCAATTTTAGCTTCGTTCATGTAGATCCATGTCCttggaggagggaggcagcaagACCTTTGTAAACTGTTGTTCCAAAGACATTAACCATTCTAACGGGATatgatctttctttttatttaggatCACGAGTGTTTGCACATCGCTGCACAGAGTACAAGGACCAAAGAGGAGCCTCCCAGAAAGAAGGCAAAATGAATCTTTTCTGCACAGGACCCCTCCTAGCATAACGGGCAGCGCACAAGGTAGCTTCTGTAGGGTTACAGATGTCCCAGTGCAACATTTCTATCGCAGTAAAAAAGAACAGTTGGAAAAGAATCATGAAGAACATGTTGCTGAAGCTGGTCCATGCTCTTCTAAATGGCAAGAAGCATCTGTAGATGAAATGTTTCTTGATTTTGAATCAGTGCAGATTATTAAAGAAGATGCTGAAGATGACAGTGCCAGTGATCTCTCTGATTCGGAAAGGATTCCCATTCCCCCGTCTCCCTGCACACCACCAGAACTCATTCTCAGAGCTGAAGAAATCGATCCAGTTTGTTTGGAACACGTCCCTGATACGGGTTTTAAAGAATCAGAGTATTACTACCCAGActtcctcccaccccctttcAACTCCTGGGACTTGAAGCAACTGGCCATCTTTGTTAATGTAGAGGGTAAAACTGAATTTCGACCAAAGCCAACGGGATTTCTTGAGAAATACATTGATCGCCTTTTGCAGCTGGAATGGCTGCAAATGCAGACTGTACAGAATGAGAAGGGAAAGGCAGCCAAAGCCCGGCCACAGACTGCTCCCGGCTCCATCCGTACCCTAAAAAGCCCCGGCAAAGGCAAAACATTGCTTAGCCCTTTACCTAacaagcaagcggttccccaagaaaGCGTTACAAAGCTGCCCAGAAGCTATTGGGGTCACAGGGGAGATTCATGCTGTGAAGAAAGTCGCCAGTTATACTCTCAGCCAGGTCACTTGAAACTTTCTGATAGAACGGGACGCATGCTTCCTTCTCAGAGACAATCTGGTGAAGTAAGGAGTGAACTGAAAAAAAGCCCAGCCGCAAGGCAACAGCTTCTCAACATGCAGCCCTCCGAGAACAGTTCTAAAATTCAAAGCGTTGGTAATATCAGACCCCCTAAGCAACCCCCAGTATTTCATGGTTCAGCTGCTCCCATCAAAGGCTTAAAAACATACGCGTGTACAAATCCAAAGAAAAATGGCAATGCCAACAATTACGTTCCTTCTAAAAAACCAACAGgggacaggaaaataaaaacaaacagcacgAAGCAAACATCACGcaaatataaatgaagaaaaattagttAGTAAGTGTTGATGCTTCTTGACTGCTAGAAAGCATTTTGCCAATGCAGAAGGTTCGTGTTTTCTTCTTAGGAAGATCCTGAGAAAATATGTTCTTGCTGCATGTTGTAAGTCAGCACTGTTCATTTCAATACGTGTGATCTTAAGCCAGCAAGGCCGGCAGGAGATCTTCTCCCTGAAGGCAAGTGTCTTCCATTGGTCTTtcctcaaaaatatttacaattgcTCAACAAAGATAACACTAGCAGAGTATGGAAGTTTAGAGAAATATGTAACATGTCCTCCTGTTGGCACCGGCTGAAGTCCGTGGTGTTTCTCGTGCTTACCTTGGGGTATGTGAGGGAACAGGGGCCGCGCTCTTGGCCTTGAACAGGTGTGCTGTTTTGTGAGGCAGGTTTGACGGTGGTGGTTTGTGATGGAAAAGGGCTCAACTGTTTTTATAAAATAGTGGAGCATGCTTATCTATGCAAAGTCAAACTCTGATTCTTCACAGAAGATGATGAATTGGATTTTTTGGATGAATTGGATTTTTTGGatgaattggattttttttataagaagaATGGAGataatgttttgaaatattttaatgcagaaaggattctttttaagacaaaaaaacgTTAGGGAGCAGACAGCTTCAATAGCAACAGATTAAGAAAATGGAATGCATATTTTTATACCCAGCTTTCCTTGGAGTTCATTTTGTAAGCCTTGATGCTTTTTGTCATTTAGAGGAAACGACCAAATTTCCAATTGCACATGGATATAGATGACTAATGCAAAATGGGGTATTGCTAGAGACTCTGTGGCCTAATTTGCAGAACTGGTAGCCtctcaaaacataaaaaatagaCTTTTAGGGGATGAATGTAAAGGCTATTCTAAGTTCAAGTAAAGATATATTTTGATACAAAAGATTTCTATTTTCGGTCACCCGAGATGACTATTATTTATCCCGTGGTTCACTTCATTTAGCTTGGCTTCTTGTTTCACGGTTTAGTGAAGCGACGTGGGGAAATGCCCCACAGAGAGGAACTGCACAACCAGGGCCGGGTCCTGTCCGCGGCCCCTCTGCTCCCTCTTGTGCCTGTGGGATGCAAGAGGGCACCACGCACAGTCCAGTCAGCATTCAAGGGTCAGCTCCTCTGTTACAATTTCAAGTCAATCACAGCGGCTGGGGACACACTCTCGTTCAAGATGAAATTCTAGAGGGTGTTTTGTACTTTCGTTTTAAAATGAAGTACAGAGCAGCATTAACTTCATCCGCAGCCACCAGTGGCAGTGAACTGCTTATGGGAAGTGAGCTGAGGTCTGACGGACCAGATCTCTCAAGTGGATCCTTCACGTtgtgacagaaaatgaaaaagtagcAAACACTAAAGAGTACGTTatgtatatagtatatatacgtatgcatatatgtatatgcactTCTCTTGTTGATCTCATCTTGGTTTTAAGATGCTTagctgtttctgttctttcatggTGCCTACCAGATCTTCAGCTTTGTAAAATTGCAAAGCATGGATTTATATGTAGTTTAAAAGGTGAGAATATTATTAAATGTAGTAATAAACCAGAGTATTTTACAGTACGTTAAAACATTGCTCAGGAATAGtctaagaaatattttcagtgtttttttcctagtCTACTGGAGACCAAATGTGAAATTTTAAACTGATAAAGGAAACAATGTAATATACAGTATTATATTTCCATATTCAGTATTTATGAGGTCACAGTTAAAATGAGTTGTAGTTGCATGTACATCCATCTCTATGCAATTAAAGTGAAACTTAATCTGACATGCTCAAAGGTCAAATAAATTGGCTGTGTCAGAGGTGTGGTGAAACTTAGAGGACGGCATTCAACACCAGCAACTGCCGAGGACCAGCACGTTCTACTGTTGCTATTttatccttttgttttgtttcagactcGTGattgtatttcagcattttttagaCAAAAGGTTCTTGCATCCAGTGCTAGGATTTCAAGCTCTGGCCAAATTCTACAAGCCTTCATTAGTCAAGTTTTCCTGGTTCGCGTTAATGGTAGTGCAAGTCAGTAGGACTGCTCTTGCCAATAAGCGCTGCTTTAGTGCACGATTTGAGCACGCTGCTTTAGTGCACGATTTGAGCACGCTGCTTTAGTGCACTACTGTAGGCACCTAACGCAAGGTGAGCAGGATCAAGTCAATAATCAGAATAGCAGTGTTTTAAAACTAATTCTGTTAGATGCAGTAATTAATTTAGCATGTTATATAGCACTGAATGCTAGCGTGTGctgaattttcttctgaaatgttacTCTACATTGGTGCTTTCCTGGGTTACCGGGAGGGCGGGCATGTAGATACAGGCACATGTTGCATGAGCACTTCTTAAATAAACAGTGTTTCAGTCAGCTTTGAACAGAGCAAAGGTGATGGGCACGGAGGAAAGTTCCTTCCCACAGACCtaagaaagttttgttttaatgtagtGCTTGTGATCTGATGGAGATGAACCTGATGTTGGAGACTAAAAAGTTCAGCAGGTGGAGACGGTGATGGCACTTAAACTAAGCCTGAATGCTTGTTCCTCGCTACGCTCTGTCTGGGATCTGGCCAAGGAAGTTTGTCTTGCATGATAATCACACAAGTCTAACTGGTATTCGTTGCTTTGATACTTCTTACACAGTCTTCTTTGTTTACACACAGAAATAGAAAGTCTGTGTTTGCTTCAAGAAGCAGACGTAGCGTGAGCAGACCTGCAAGGGCTGGATTTTATCCCGCAGcacttctgcttctgttttaacTTGACTGTTCTGGGCCTACAGAGAAAAAGAGCTCCTGTTTATGCAGAGGGCTGTGGCTTATGTTTTGTTCAGTTTGTGTTGACGGATATTGTCTTCAGAAGCACTTCTGAATATAGCAGAAAAGTTTATTCCATCAAATACATTCTGTCTGGAATTAAAATACTTGCCCAGCACGGTGTTTGTGTGGCTGTTGACGGGGTGTTCACTGTGTTGAGCAATATGATCATACGTTCCTGTGTGTCTACGCCTAGCATTGAAAATGCTTCTTTGAGAACAATTTACTGTGATGTGAGATATTtaaacaatgatttattttttttctagataactTAAAGGTTTAATCTTCTGCAGTACTacccacaaaacaaatactcACAGgttgcattttaaataaacagcTGGAATCTACTTCAGTTATACTGGTAGCAACGCTGAACAACTCTGTTGTTTTCAATGAAATTACCCAGTTATAAAGACGTGAAGAAACAGAGTTTACCCCAGTATGTATAAACTGGTTTTTAATGaacatgaagaattttaaaacaatgttgtttttctcctgacatgtttcttttttcaccaTTACTTGCATCTCTGCAGTGAAATCCTGTGGTCAGTTAAGGTGTTacaccccctgcagccccacagcttGTGCCCGCTTTCAGGTCCGTAGAGCAGTGGGGGGCTCTAGGTCCCCGTTCCGTTGGCGGGGCCGGGCTCAAGCTGCTGCAGTCACTCACCCAGAATTTATGCCCCAAAGAGTGGTTATCGTCGTGCGAGTAACGTGTACTGTTCTGGGAAGAGCGGCTTCACACCCCTCGGGTGGGAGGGCCTTGAAAGGAAGACTCggacagtccctgctgtgggTGGGTGTCCCGGGTCCCGCGTGGCCGCTCCTTCAGGCTGATAAGGTGGACCGGATTGTTCTTTCCAAATGAGAGATGGCGCCTGCTGGTACGCGTTGGGGGTAGTGGGGTGCCGGTGCTTCTCGCGGAGGCAGGAAGGCTGGGCAGTGTTGCTTCTGAGAAGGCCGAGTTTAGAGCCAAGGGGCTGTCGAAGCAGGGGGCTCCCatctcccccgctgcccccgggtGCTGTGACCGGGGGTCCCAGCCTCGGCCCGTGCCCctctgctgctggccctgcccggggcgggggctgTAACGCTGCGCAGGGCGGGCAGGATTATTTCCTTGGGCTGAGCTCCACCTTTGACTCCAGACTGCTTCATCACGCCATGATGATCCCATCCCCGCTTTCTGGGCTTCAGTTAGTGGTGGCTGAGGTCGCTTTTACCTTGTATTTGCTATTAAAAGGATCTCGTTAGAACTTGGGAGAGTATTTTGACAGTTTTTTCAGTCAGTATGTGATAATGTTTTTTGGAGCTGATATTATAGTTGAAATTTCTACAGTATGAAATTGCCTATAATGTACtactttttgccttattttaaagGTATTGAGCCTTTGTTTCTCCCGTTGGCATTAAtgggttttcttctgaaaaagagtGAAACAGATCACTGTATCTGGAAAGACTGGAACTCAATTAACTGAGAATTTGCAGCCCAGCTTTTGATGTTGGTGATCATGTCGTCttatttatttgcactttttGTGGATATTTTTGCTAGTAATTTCATTGGAAAGTGATCTTGTAATTCAAAGTTGATGTAtatttactgtattaaaaaagTGAGATACTGCCTGTTACTTCgttgtatttttttcatcatcCACAAGATGGCacatctgaatttttcttttagaaacctCCTGCAGCGTAGGCTGGAGCGTGCAGCTCCGCGTACCCCGGCGATGTTGCTGCTGAGGGCCAAGCAGGGCAACTAACGCTGCGTGATTAGTTCTACTCCCCACGGCAGTCACTTCTGTAACGGCTGTGTTAAGGCATCGTAATAGgtgaaaataacaggaaaaactTTCTCCATCatattcatacttttttttttttttttaatgcactaaTGATTGAGTTTCACATTCTCTGTTATATCTCCAGGACACTTAGAACACGATCCAAAGAGCAGCAAAGACATGGGGGCAGATGCTAGCAGAGAACCGCATTCTCGTGTTGCTAGTACACACGGGTAATCGGTTTAACTTAACTTCACATACTGCGTCTTCATATGCTCAGCTGAGActaatcagaaagaaaatggagggaaattcaaaggggaaaaaatggcatttcctATTGCTGAAAATCCCTTTGCTTTGCTACTTCTGTAATCTTTATACTAAGCACTGCAAAACTCCATGAGATACCGCACAAGAATATTACAATGAGAACATTCTTGCTGCTTGAGTTTTCCTGATGTCTGAACCATCCTGTCCTGGGCTGCTATTTGAGCCTGTCACTTCTCCCGTTAATAGCAAATCTCAGCGGCTCAtttgcctgccttcctccccacGCTCGCTTTTATGTAAAACATTGTGGCTTATTTGACATGTtgtattgcttttcttctcccctcaaCAGAAGATCAATTCTTCCCTAAGTCTTCCTTTCACAACTTCCAGAGCACTAAATTCCCTTATTTCCCAGTGCTAAAAAAGCAATACAGGAGAatggaaaatgctgcaaaagtTGTTTTCATAGAAGCCAGGACCTTCCCCGTACCCATCCATCATCTTCTTTTTACATGGTTTTTTAAgacttgatttttcatttcccGCTTCTTTATGTAGTTTtatttaagatgtatttttcacAAGTTAGGTGAGAAGTTCAGCTTCAGGTGTAGAAGTTCATACTTGCTTGATGGCTTTTGGGATGAACGGGACAATCCAGTGTTGGTTGTATCAGCTTTCAAGTGAGCTTCTACAGAGCTTGTTCTTGGTTCAAAGTCTGAAGTAATATAAAAGCAGCGCTCCTGGGCGCGGTGGATGAACCCCGCTCCCAATAAATATAAAGCTGCCTGTTAGTGTTTTTGCAAACAATTGTGAAGTTATTAGGAAGTGGCCTTTCCAGGGACCTGCCAAGGCGAGGCCCGTGTTTTGTCCCGGCTGTACCACGGGCAAAAACCTGCGCCGGCGGcttcctggggcggggggcggcggcgaaCGGACCGAGCCCCCGCCGagggcgggccgggccgtgcgTCATTTGGCTTGGCTTGGACACAACCGACAGTCTGGGGTTTAAATTCCGCCTGTCGAGGCGGAAATACCGCGTGTCCTCCCCGGCTGCGGTGCCGCTGCCACCGCGGGTGTCACCCGGCGGGCGGACCCCGTCCGCGCTGAAGCCGCTGGCACCGCACGGCGCCCCGCGGCccgaccccggcccggccccgccgccgccatggagCGACTCGCCGcgctgcttctcctgcaggtgGGTGCGGGCGGGCCCCTtccccgcggagccgccgcggaGGGCGCTCGTCTGCCCGCGGGCACCGGGCTCGGGGCTCCTGGAAGGGGATTTCCAGGAGCGGGGCCCTCTGCTCCCCGCGCTGGGACAGCAGGGCGCTGGCGGAGCGCCCGGCGCCcagtgctggctctgctgggctgacGGCCATAGAACggcttgggtgggaagggaccttaaggcccacccagtgcccccccctgccctgggcagggacacctcccaccagcccaggttgctccaagccccgtccaacctggccttgaacccctccagggatggggcagccacagcttctctgggcaacctggcacAGGGGCTcaccgtcctcacagcagagaatttctgcctgagatctcatctcagtctcccctcttgcagttcaaaacccttcccccttgtcctatggctccactccccgatcaagagtccctccccagcttccctggagcccctttagggactggaaggccgcagTAATTCAGTGGCATTCCCACCGGTGTTGCTGTGGGGTTCGTGGGGCTGAACTGGGTTGTTCCCGTGTAGCAGAGCCCACGCTGGTGGGTACAGCAACAGCCCAAGCCATCGCTGGGCAACTGGTGCACATGGAGGAGTGTGCAAGCCCTAAAATACACAGTTAAAGCTTCCAATGTAAATAAAAGTGGCTACACATACACAAAGGGGGAAGCAGCTTGTTGGGGGGGTCCAACAGAGCTCAACCTGGGACAAAGCTAATAAATGCTACGTGCAAGCGGCAGGTTAAGGCTCGCTGGCTGCTTCTACATCACGGAGGTTTTCCCCAGGTTGCACAACAGCTCTACAGAGCAGCTCCAAGGCGTTACTGGTGAACCCCCATTGCTTGGCAAATTTATAACCATGGCAATTTTATTACgtttcttcaggaaagaaaggTCATGGGGTAAAGGCCCGACCTTCGCTCGAGTCTAGGCAGGAAGAGCTCTGTggcattttttaaatgtgatgGATGAGTCATAAACCCCAAGCTTTCCGAGGAAAGCAGTGGGAGCTCGGAGGAAGGTGTATGCCTGACCTGGGAGCTGACGGCAACAGTGTAATCTGGGTCTGTCCGACTCCTTTGGGGCGAAAGATTTCAAGTAAAAAGCAGTGTTTGAAGCTGGCGTAGGAAGCTTGTGCTGATAAAAGGGCAAATCCTGCCAGTTAGGGTGCAGTCACCATTCTCAACAATTTATTTTACTCATCTGCACTAGAGACTTTGGTCCAGTGTTCATTTTCTGGTAAATCAGGTGTCACACTTAGAGTCACCTGAGAACCTGAAATACTCTCCAAACTTATGTCCTGCCAATACCAGACAAGGTCTAAAGGAGCACCAGACAGAGAGAGGCGGAGGTGGGTAGTTTCAGAACTGGAGATGCTTGGTTTGAGAAAAGCCACACAGATAACACCCCGGACGGTTAAATGCAGTGTTCGCATGTTTCAGAGACTGGCATCACCCAACCAGCAAAATTAATACCCGAGCTTTCATGCCAGTTCATTTGGAATGAGATGGACGGTGTTTGTGGAGTTTCCGGGGTTAGGTACAATTTAATACAATGCTGTCAAAACGGAATCAATATGTTTCTGCGAAGCCAAAGTCCTCCTAGACAACACAGCAATGGTTTCTAGTTAACCACACTTCTCACaatcccttttttctccccacaagGTTACTGCTGCCAGCAGTTTTTCTCATGAAATTGAAAATGTCAGTTTAAGACAAGCCGTGCGAAAGAAGAGTATTCAGGTTTGTGGTCAATATTATATAATAATAGATACCCAACTGTTAATATGTAAACTATGACACTAAATACACTTCTTCATCCGATAGTGGATAGATTCTTATCAGTTGGACAGTCTGCGTCCTCTACAGCGTACAAAAAGGACCTGGGTTATCACCACCATCGATGTTCAAGAGGAGGACAAAGGCCCGTTCCCAAAATACGCTGGGCAGGTACAAAGAACCTCTTTGTAAGGGTTCCGCGAGAGCCTCAGTAGAGTGTTCATCGCCACAGACTGCACACTAAAATGCCAAAGGTGGGAGGGGGCAAGAACTGTGCGTCAAACggcaccttttttaaaaaaaccttatttgTTCAAAGTTGTCTTATTTACCCAGCGTTGGGTGGAATTGTGTGGTGGGAGAGTGTATCGCTCCTTCCCACGGGAAGCTGCACATGCTCGGGGAAGGCCGGCGCCGGCGTGGGCGAGCTGAGAGCGCCATGGCCCAGGGCTGTGAACCCGCCGCGGGGCGCGAACCCGCGCTGGGCTGGGCCcccgaggaggggggggggcgggaagggaatTGGGCTGAAGTCTTGTTATTTCTGTTCGTCTTCCCTACTCACACCACTTTgtgctacttctttttttcaaaagctgttcaATAACAAATCATTTAACACATCAGTAAAATACCTAATCAGTGGACCTGGGGTAAATGAACCTCCAGAGGTTGGATTGTTTTCTATAGAAGATGACGAAAATGGCCATGTGTACGTGCATCGTACCATTGACAGAGAAAAGACCTCAATTTTTCAGGTAatacgcttaaaaaaaaaatacttaagacTGTTGGCAAATATTAATTGCTTTCTCATGGCTAGATGCTTCACACGAGTGAGACACACAGCTTTATGACctccttttcttattttgaacCTCTAAATAAACGCTAAGATGATTGTCTCAGCAGAGACCAATAGGTAACTTCCACATCACTCTCGATTATAAACCTTTATCACATGTTTGGACTTCCACAAATATCTGTACgcttcttttttatctttttttttttttggtatgaccTTTGGTCATAATGTACAAAACGAAAAGGTTGCCCTGAGAGTGCAGATATGTTACAGCTCTAGTGGCCAGAACACTGAATTGTAAACCCAAAAACTCCCAAGCAAAAGAATGGAAGCAAACAGTTACGCATTACCAAAAAATAGATAATACTGGAGGAGCTGCAAAGCTGTGTTACTGTAACTTTCTATACGAGTAAGCATATGTTTCtccttaaaaatcagaaaagtgtTCGTAAGCAGTAAGTGTAATGAAAGAAATGTGATAACAAATGTACGAATGAAGCAAGTGagtgtgggtttgttttcctcttgcaaaAAGTCTTCAGTTGTGGCCTCCTTATGTTTATGTGATGATTTCCATTTGTGTCTCGCTGGTACCCCAGGGAGAGTTACTGCTCCATGTGGCTTTCTGGGCAA is part of the Chroicocephalus ridibundus chromosome 12, bChrRid1.1, whole genome shotgun sequence genome and encodes:
- the FAM217B gene encoding protein FAM217B isoform X3, giving the protein METTKECYSNGKSHPSTKGLNKPISHVKSSPGRLGKNVSSAIEKTSHDTQDGNQPRIFKKGRNQLDDNTQSKRITSVCTSLHRVQGPKRSLPERRQNESFLHRTPPSITGSAQGSFCRVTDVPVQHFYRSKKEQLEKNHEEHVAEAGPCSSKWQEASVDEMFLDFESVQIIKEDAEDDSASDLSDSERIPIPPSPCTPPELILRAEEIDPVCLEHVPDTGFKESEYYYPDFLPPPFNSWDLKQLAIFVNVEGKTEFRPKPTGFLEKYIDRLLQLEWLQMQTVQNEKGKAAKARPQTAPGSIRTLKSPGKGKTLLSPLPNKQAVPQESVTKLPRSYWGHRGDSCCEESRQLYSQPGHLKLSDRTGRMLPSQRQSGEVRSELKKSPAARQQLLNMQPSENSSKIQSVGNIRPPKQPPVFHGSAAPIKGLKTYACTNPKKNGNANNYVPSKKPTGDRKIKTNSTKQTSRKYK
- the FAM217B gene encoding protein FAM217B isoform X1 — protein: MGPGIQEYPLLLHRETQKKESQINGNHKGMVNYSNGKSHPSTKGLNKPISHVKSSPGRLGKNVSSAIEKTSHDTQDGNQPRIFKKGRNQLDDNTQSKRITSVCTSLHRVQGPKRSLPERRQNESFLHRTPPSITGSAQGSFCRVTDVPVQHFYRSKKEQLEKNHEEHVAEAGPCSSKWQEASVDEMFLDFESVQIIKEDAEDDSASDLSDSERIPIPPSPCTPPELILRAEEIDPVCLEHVPDTGFKESEYYYPDFLPPPFNSWDLKQLAIFVNVEGKTEFRPKPTGFLEKYIDRLLQLEWLQMQTVQNEKGKAAKARPQTAPGSIRTLKSPGKGKTLLSPLPNKQAVPQESVTKLPRSYWGHRGDSCCEESRQLYSQPGHLKLSDRTGRMLPSQRQSGEVRSELKKSPAARQQLLNMQPSENSSKIQSVGNIRPPKQPPVFHGSAAPIKGLKTYACTNPKKNGNANNYVPSKKPTGDRKIKTNSTKQTSRKYK
- the FAM217B gene encoding protein FAM217B isoform X2, which encodes MPFKKSNNGTGHSRISLITAQRDTEKGKPNQWKPQRNEKRYLVYASFRITSRTCISFQTSHDTQDGNQPRIFKKGRNQLDDNTQSKRITSVCTSLHRVQGPKRSLPERRQNESFLHRTPPSITGSAQGSFCRVTDVPVQHFYRSKKEQLEKNHEEHVAEAGPCSSKWQEASVDEMFLDFESVQIIKEDAEDDSASDLSDSERIPIPPSPCTPPELILRAEEIDPVCLEHVPDTGFKESEYYYPDFLPPPFNSWDLKQLAIFVNVEGKTEFRPKPTGFLEKYIDRLLQLEWLQMQTVQNEKGKAAKARPQTAPGSIRTLKSPGKGKTLLSPLPNKQAVPQESVTKLPRSYWGHRGDSCCEESRQLYSQPGHLKLSDRTGRMLPSQRQSGEVRSELKKSPAARQQLLNMQPSENSSKIQSVGNIRPPKQPPVFHGSAAPIKGLKTYACTNPKKNGNANNYVPSKKPTGDRKIKTNSTKQTSRKYK